The Anguilla anguilla isolate fAngAng1 chromosome 4, fAngAng1.pri, whole genome shotgun sequence genome has a window encoding:
- the LOC118225850 gene encoding zinc finger protein 521-like isoform X5: protein MSRRKQAKPRSLKVEENETEDQHATAGRAATPSDPDSKLGKAAEDGEEGLKKRLVSLEEREDGEEEALHSCDGCLQVFESLSDLTEHKINQCQLTDGADIEDDPSCSWPASSPSSKDQTSPGHGDGYDFGEEEGGPGLPYPCQFCDKSFSRLSFLKHHEQSHGDKLPFKCTFCSRLFKHKRSRDRHVKLHTGDKKYHCGECDASFSRSDHLKIHLKTHTSNKPYKCAVCRRGFLSSSSLHGHMQVHERNKDGGQGLSRMEEWKLKETQKCGRCEEGFDVPEELQKHIAECHPECSPPPERGALQCIYCPELFTEEGPLLSHIDQAHNRDKKGHTCTICSEHFHAVEDLYSHMDVHQQPESSNHSNSPSLMTVGYTSVSSTTPDSNLSVDSSNMVEVAPPLPKTRGRKRAAQHAADIAGLSSKQAKITYSCIYCNKQVFSSLAVLQIHLKTMHLDKPEQAHTCQCCFEVLPSLYNLNEHLKQVHDAQDHSTLLSSLSAAVLQCNFCPEVLGDLNALQEHIRCSHGFPSPVAKESNAFFCPQCFMGFLTEASLEEHVRQTHCDGGSTRFDSPLAGTPKEPIVEVYSCSYCTNSPIFNSILKLNKHIKENHKNIPLALNYINNGKKPNRTLSPSSPMSVEHATIKIGPSGSSSRSASEFICNQCGAKYSNLDLFQTHLKTHLDSVLPKMTCPQCNKEFPNQESLLKHVTIHFMITSTYYICESCDKQFTSVDDLQKHLLDMHTFVFFRCTLCQEVFDSKVSIQLHLAVKHSNEKKVYRCTSCNWDFRHESDLQLHVKHNHLENQGKVHKCIFCGESFGTEVELQCHITTHSKKYNCRFCSKAFHAIVLLEKHLREKHCVFEAKPQNCGANGSTAGGAEGPVTKDDAELQSLLANSHESHNSHDGSEEDVDTSEPMYGCDICGAAYTMDSLLTNHQLRDHNIRPGESAMVKRKAEMIKGNYKCNVCSRTFFSEAGLREHMQTHLGPVKHYMCPICGERFPSLLTLTEHKVTHSKSLDTGSCRICKMPLHSEEDFLEHCQMHPDLRNSLTGFRCVVCMQTVTSTLELKIHGTFHMQKTGTMSAGNPAVGGGGVGGGGRTHHHLQKLYKCASCLKEFRSKQDLVKLDINGLPYGLCASCVSDSSKSSSPAVNGGRQQGVVALGMAQGEGLSPGEGKGRTSGPAPSSKTRCSNCNVKFESEAELQNHILSVHRDAVGESGQLRTPQASPVSRVSPSQGEEKKTYQCIKCQMVFYSEWDIQVHVANHMLATTPQTFKGELFTPNHMTEVH, encoded by the exons ACGGGGCTGATATTGAGGATGACCCCTCCTGCTCTTGGCCCGCATCTTCGCCTTCCAGCAAAGACCAGACGTCACCGGGCCACGGAGACGGATACGACTTcggagaagaagaaggggggCCGGGGCTGCCGTACCCCTGCCAGTTCTGCGACAAGTCCTTCAGCCGCCTCAGCTTCCTGAAGCACCACGAGCAGAGCCACGGCGACAAGCTGCCCTTCAAGTGCACCTTCTGCAGCCGCCTCTTCAAGCACAAGCGCAGCCGCGACCGCCACGTCAAGCTGCACACGGGCGACAAGAAGTATCACTGCGGCGAGTGCGACGCCTCCTTCTCGCGCAGCGACCACCTCAAGATCCACCTGAAGACCCACACCTCCAacaagccctacaaatgcgccGTGTGCAGGCGCggcttcctctcctccagctccctgcACGGCCACATGCAAGTCCATGAGCGCAACAAAGATGGCGGCCAGGGCCTGTCCAGGATGGAGGAGTGGAAACTGAAAGAGACCCAGAAGTGCGGCCGGTGCGAGGAGGGTTTCGACGTCCCCGAGGAATTGCAGAAACACATCGCCgagtgccacccagagtgctCCCCGCCCCCAGAGAGGGGTGCGCTCCAGTGCATCTACTGCCCCGAGCTCTTCACTGAGGAAGGTCCTCTCCTGAGCCACATCGACCAGGCGCACAACAGGGACAAGAAGGGCCACACGTGCACCATCTGCTCCGAGCACTTCCACGCCGTGGAGGACCTCTACAGCCACATGGATGTCCACCAGCAGCCAGAATCCAGCAACCACAGCAACAGCCCATCCTTGATGACAGTGGGGTACACCTCCGTCTCCAGCACCACCCCAGACTCCAACCTATCTGTCGACAGCTCCAACATGGTGGAGGTGGCGCCGCCCTTACCGAAGACCCGCGGGAGAAAGAGGGCCGCCCAGCACGCAGCTGACATCGCTGGACTATCATCCAAACAGGCTAAAATCACGTACAGCTGCATCTACTGCAACAAGCAAGTGTTTTCCAGCCTTGCTGTGCTACAGATTCACCTCAAGACTATGCACCTGGACAAACCGGAGCAAGCCCATACGTGCCAGTGCTGTTTTGAGGTGCTGCCCTCCCTGTATAACCTGAATGAGCACCTTAAGCAGGTCCACGATGCCCAGGATCACAGCACTCTGTTGAGCAGCCTGTCTGCGGCAGTCCTCCAATGCAACTTCTGCCCCGAGGTGCTTGGGGACCTCAACGCCTTGCAGGAGCACATCCGCTGCTCGCATGGGTTCCCCAGCCCGGTCGCCAAAGAGAGCAACGCCTTCTTCTGCCCCCAGTGCTTCATGGGATTTCTCACCGAGGCCTCCCTGGAAGAGCATGTGCGGCAGACCCACTGTGATGGGGGCAGCACACGTTTCGACTCACCCCTGGCCGGGACCCCGAAAGAGCCCATCGTAGAGGTGTACTCCTGTTCATACTGCACTAACTCGCCCATATTCAATAGCATCCTGAAGCTGAACAAGCATATCAAGGAGAATCACAAGAACATCCCGCTCGCTCTTAACTATATTAACAACGGGAAGAAGCCAAACCGGACCCTCAGTCCATCTTCTCCAATGTCTGTGGAGCACGCCACCATCAAAATTGGACCCAGTGGCTCTTCGTCCCGCTCGGCCAGCGAGTTTATCTGCAATCAGTGTGGCGCCAAGTACTCAAACCTGGACCTGTTTCAGACCCACCTCAAGACTCACCTGGATAGTGTTCTGCCCAAAATGACTTGCCCCCAGTGCAACAAAGAGTTCCCCAATCAGGAATCCCTGCTGAAGCATGTGACCATACACTTCATGATCACCTCAACTTACTACATCTGCGAGAGCTGTGACAAGCAGTTCACCTCAGTGGACGACCTGCAGAAGCACCTCCTGGACATGCACACCTTTGTCTTCTTCCGCTGCACCCTCTGCCAGGAAGTCTTTGACTCCAAGGTCTCCATCCAACTACACTTAGCTGTCAAGCACAGCAATGAGAAGAAGGTCTACCGCTGCACCTCCTGCAACTGGGACTTCCGCCACGAGTCTGACCTGCAGCTGCATGTCAAGCACAACCACCTGGAGAACCAGGGCAAGGTCCACAAGTGCATCTTCTGTGGGGAGTCCTTTGGCACGGAGGTGGAGCTGCAGTGCCACATCACCACCCACAGCAAGAAGTACAACTGCCGCTTCTGCAGCAAGGCCTTCCACGCCATCGTCCTGCTGGAGAAGCACTTGCGCGAGAAGCACTGTGTCTTCGAAGCCAAGCCCCAGAACTGCGGCGCCAACGGGTCCACTGCCGGAGGGGCAGAAGGGCCGGTCACCAAGGACGACGCCGAGCTGCAGAGCCTCCTGGCTAACAGCCACGAGTCGCACAACAGCCACGACGGCAGCGAGGAGGATGTCGACACCTCCGAGCCCATGTACGGGTGCGACATCTGCGGGGCGGCCTACACCATGGACTCCCTGCTGACTAACCATCAGCTGCGCGACCACAACATCAGGCCCGGGGAGAGCGCCATGGTTAAGAGGAAGGCCGAGATGATCAAGGGCAACTACAAGTGCAATGTCTGCTCCCGGACTTTCTTCTCCGAAGCGGGCCTGCGGGAGCACATGCAGACCCACCTGGGCCCCGTCAAGCATTACATGTGCCCCATCTGCGGCGAGCGCTTCCCCTCCCTGCTCACCCTTACTGAACACAAGGTCACCCACAGTAAGAGCCTGGACACGGGAAGCTGCCGCATCTGCAAGATGCCCCTCCACAGCGAGGAGGACTTCCTGGAGCACTGCCAGATGCACCCGGACCTGAGGAACTCCCTGACGGGCTTCCGCTGCGTGGTCTGCATGCAGACGGTGACGTCCACCCTGGAGCTAAAGATCCACGGCACCTTCCACATGCAGAAGACGGGCACCATGTCTGCGGGCAACCCAGCCGTCGGCGGCGGAGgcgtcggcggcggcgggcgcaCCCACCACCACCTGCAGAAGCTGTACAAGTGCGCCTCGTGTCTGAAGGAGTTCCGCTCCAAGCAGGACCTGGTCAAGCTGGACATCAACGGGTTGCCCTACGGGCTGTGTGCCTCGTGCGTCAGCGACAGCAGCAAGAGCTCCAGCCCGGCAGTGAACGGTGGCAGGCAGCAGGGGGTGGTCGCTCTGGGGATggcacagggggaggggctcagcCCCGGTGAGGGGAAGGGCAGGACCTCTGGCCCCGCTCCCTCCTCCAAAACGCGGTGCTCCAACTGCAACGTCAAGTTCGAGTCAGAGGCGGAGCTTCAGAACCACATCCTGTCTGTCCACAGGGATGCAGTTGGGGAGAGTGGGCAGCTTAGGACTCCCCAAGCATCTCCAGTTTCCAGAGTGAGCCCCTCACAGGGAGAAGAG AAGAAGACTTACCAGTGTATTAAGTGTCAGATGGTCTTCTACAGTGAATGGGACATCCAAGTTCATGTGGCAAATCACATGCTCG CAACAACCCCACAGACCTTCAAAGGGGAACTTTTCACACCAAATCACATGACAG AAGTCCATTGA
- the LOC118225850 gene encoding zinc finger protein 521-like isoform X6 — MQVHERNKDGGQGLSRMEEWKLKETQKCGRCEEGFDVPEELQKHIAECHPECSPPPERGALQCIYCPELFTEEGPLLSHIDQAHNRDKKGHTCTICSEHFHAVEDLYSHMDVHQQPESSNHSNSPSLMTVGYTSVSSTTPDSNLSVDSSNMVEVAPPLPKTRGRKRAAQHAADIAGLSSKQAKITYSCIYCNKQVFSSLAVLQIHLKTMHLDKPEQAHTCQCCFEVLPSLYNLNEHLKQVHDAQDHSTLLSSLSAAVLQCNFCPEVLGDLNALQEHIRCSHGFPSPVAKESNAFFCPQCFMGFLTEASLEEHVRQTHCDGGSTRFDSPLAGTPKEPIVEVYSCSYCTNSPIFNSILKLNKHIKENHKNIPLALNYINNGKKPNRTLSPSSPMSVEHATIKIGPSGSSSRSASEFICNQCGAKYSNLDLFQTHLKTHLDSVLPKMTCPQCNKEFPNQESLLKHVTIHFMITSTYYICESCDKQFTSVDDLQKHLLDMHTFVFFRCTLCQEVFDSKVSIQLHLAVKHSNEKKVYRCTSCNWDFRHESDLQLHVKHNHLENQGKVHKCIFCGESFGTEVELQCHITTHSKKYNCRFCSKAFHAIVLLEKHLREKHCVFEAKPQNCGANGSTAGGAEGPVTKDDAELQSLLANSHESHNSHDGSEEDVDTSEPMYGCDICGAAYTMDSLLTNHQLRDHNIRPGESAMVKRKAEMIKGNYKCNVCSRTFFSEAGLREHMQTHLGPVKHYMCPICGERFPSLLTLTEHKVTHSKSLDTGSCRICKMPLHSEEDFLEHCQMHPDLRNSLTGFRCVVCMQTVTSTLELKIHGTFHMQKTGTMSAGNPAVGGGGVGGGGRTHHHLQKLYKCASCLKEFRSKQDLVKLDINGLPYGLCASCVSDSSKSSSPAVNGGRQQGVVALGMAQGEGLSPGEGKGRTSGPAPSSKTRCSNCNVKFESEAELQNHILSVHRDAVGESGQLRTPQASPVSRVSPSQGEEKKTYQCIKCQMVFYSEWDIQVHVANHMLATTPQTFKGELFTPNHMTEEGLNHECKLCSQTFDSPAKLQCHLIEHSFEGMGGTFKCPVCFTVFVQASKLQQHIFSSHGQEDKIYDCSQCPQKFFFQTELQNHTMSQHSS; from the exons ATGCAAGTCCATGAGCGCAACAAAGATGGCGGCCAGGGCCTGTCCAGGATGGAGGAGTGGAAACTGAAAGAGACCCAGAAGTGCGGCCGGTGCGAGGAGGGTTTCGACGTCCCCGAGGAATTGCAGAAACACATCGCCgagtgccacccagagtgctCCCCGCCCCCAGAGAGGGGTGCGCTCCAGTGCATCTACTGCCCCGAGCTCTTCACTGAGGAAGGTCCTCTCCTGAGCCACATCGACCAGGCGCACAACAGGGACAAGAAGGGCCACACGTGCACCATCTGCTCCGAGCACTTCCACGCCGTGGAGGACCTCTACAGCCACATGGATGTCCACCAGCAGCCAGAATCCAGCAACCACAGCAACAGCCCATCCTTGATGACAGTGGGGTACACCTCCGTCTCCAGCACCACCCCAGACTCCAACCTATCTGTCGACAGCTCCAACATGGTGGAGGTGGCGCCGCCCTTACCGAAGACCCGCGGGAGAAAGAGGGCCGCCCAGCACGCAGCTGACATCGCTGGACTATCATCCAAACAGGCTAAAATCACGTACAGCTGCATCTACTGCAACAAGCAAGTGTTTTCCAGCCTTGCTGTGCTACAGATTCACCTCAAGACTATGCACCTGGACAAACCGGAGCAAGCCCATACGTGCCAGTGCTGTTTTGAGGTGCTGCCCTCCCTGTATAACCTGAATGAGCACCTTAAGCAGGTCCACGATGCCCAGGATCACAGCACTCTGTTGAGCAGCCTGTCTGCGGCAGTCCTCCAATGCAACTTCTGCCCCGAGGTGCTTGGGGACCTCAACGCCTTGCAGGAGCACATCCGCTGCTCGCATGGGTTCCCCAGCCCGGTCGCCAAAGAGAGCAACGCCTTCTTCTGCCCCCAGTGCTTCATGGGATTTCTCACCGAGGCCTCCCTGGAAGAGCATGTGCGGCAGACCCACTGTGATGGGGGCAGCACACGTTTCGACTCACCCCTGGCCGGGACCCCGAAAGAGCCCATCGTAGAGGTGTACTCCTGTTCATACTGCACTAACTCGCCCATATTCAATAGCATCCTGAAGCTGAACAAGCATATCAAGGAGAATCACAAGAACATCCCGCTCGCTCTTAACTATATTAACAACGGGAAGAAGCCAAACCGGACCCTCAGTCCATCTTCTCCAATGTCTGTGGAGCACGCCACCATCAAAATTGGACCCAGTGGCTCTTCGTCCCGCTCGGCCAGCGAGTTTATCTGCAATCAGTGTGGCGCCAAGTACTCAAACCTGGACCTGTTTCAGACCCACCTCAAGACTCACCTGGATAGTGTTCTGCCCAAAATGACTTGCCCCCAGTGCAACAAAGAGTTCCCCAATCAGGAATCCCTGCTGAAGCATGTGACCATACACTTCATGATCACCTCAACTTACTACATCTGCGAGAGCTGTGACAAGCAGTTCACCTCAGTGGACGACCTGCAGAAGCACCTCCTGGACATGCACACCTTTGTCTTCTTCCGCTGCACCCTCTGCCAGGAAGTCTTTGACTCCAAGGTCTCCATCCAACTACACTTAGCTGTCAAGCACAGCAATGAGAAGAAGGTCTACCGCTGCACCTCCTGCAACTGGGACTTCCGCCACGAGTCTGACCTGCAGCTGCATGTCAAGCACAACCACCTGGAGAACCAGGGCAAGGTCCACAAGTGCATCTTCTGTGGGGAGTCCTTTGGCACGGAGGTGGAGCTGCAGTGCCACATCACCACCCACAGCAAGAAGTACAACTGCCGCTTCTGCAGCAAGGCCTTCCACGCCATCGTCCTGCTGGAGAAGCACTTGCGCGAGAAGCACTGTGTCTTCGAAGCCAAGCCCCAGAACTGCGGCGCCAACGGGTCCACTGCCGGAGGGGCAGAAGGGCCGGTCACCAAGGACGACGCCGAGCTGCAGAGCCTCCTGGCTAACAGCCACGAGTCGCACAACAGCCACGACGGCAGCGAGGAGGATGTCGACACCTCCGAGCCCATGTACGGGTGCGACATCTGCGGGGCGGCCTACACCATGGACTCCCTGCTGACTAACCATCAGCTGCGCGACCACAACATCAGGCCCGGGGAGAGCGCCATGGTTAAGAGGAAGGCCGAGATGATCAAGGGCAACTACAAGTGCAATGTCTGCTCCCGGACTTTCTTCTCCGAAGCGGGCCTGCGGGAGCACATGCAGACCCACCTGGGCCCCGTCAAGCATTACATGTGCCCCATCTGCGGCGAGCGCTTCCCCTCCCTGCTCACCCTTACTGAACACAAGGTCACCCACAGTAAGAGCCTGGACACGGGAAGCTGCCGCATCTGCAAGATGCCCCTCCACAGCGAGGAGGACTTCCTGGAGCACTGCCAGATGCACCCGGACCTGAGGAACTCCCTGACGGGCTTCCGCTGCGTGGTCTGCATGCAGACGGTGACGTCCACCCTGGAGCTAAAGATCCACGGCACCTTCCACATGCAGAAGACGGGCACCATGTCTGCGGGCAACCCAGCCGTCGGCGGCGGAGgcgtcggcggcggcgggcgcaCCCACCACCACCTGCAGAAGCTGTACAAGTGCGCCTCGTGTCTGAAGGAGTTCCGCTCCAAGCAGGACCTGGTCAAGCTGGACATCAACGGGTTGCCCTACGGGCTGTGTGCCTCGTGCGTCAGCGACAGCAGCAAGAGCTCCAGCCCGGCAGTGAACGGTGGCAGGCAGCAGGGGGTGGTCGCTCTGGGGATggcacagggggaggggctcagcCCCGGTGAGGGGAAGGGCAGGACCTCTGGCCCCGCTCCCTCCTCCAAAACGCGGTGCTCCAACTGCAACGTCAAGTTCGAGTCAGAGGCGGAGCTTCAGAACCACATCCTGTCTGTCCACAGGGATGCAGTTGGGGAGAGTGGGCAGCTTAGGACTCCCCAAGCATCTCCAGTTTCCAGAGTGAGCCCCTCACAGGGAGAAGAG AAGAAGACTTACCAGTGTATTAAGTGTCAGATGGTCTTCTACAGTGAATGGGACATCCAAGTTCATGTGGCAAATCACATGCTCG CAACAACCCCACAGACCTTCAAAGGGGAACTTTTCACACCAAATCACATGACAG
- the LOC118225850 gene encoding zinc finger protein 521-like isoform X4 translates to MRTYSSSCARGAGISGISDGADIEDDPSCSWPASSPSSKDQTSPGHGDGYDFGEEEGGPGLPYPCQFCDKSFSRLSFLKHHEQSHGDKLPFKCTFCSRLFKHKRSRDRHVKLHTGDKKYHCGECDASFSRSDHLKIHLKTHTSNKPYKCAVCRRGFLSSSSLHGHMQVHERNKDGGQGLSRMEEWKLKETQKCGRCEEGFDVPEELQKHIAECHPECSPPPERGALQCIYCPELFTEEGPLLSHIDQAHNRDKKGHTCTICSEHFHAVEDLYSHMDVHQQPESSNHSNSPSLMTVGYTSVSSTTPDSNLSVDSSNMVEVAPPLPKTRGRKRAAQHAADIAGLSSKQAKITYSCIYCNKQVFSSLAVLQIHLKTMHLDKPEQAHTCQCCFEVLPSLYNLNEHLKQVHDAQDHSTLLSSLSAAVLQCNFCPEVLGDLNALQEHIRCSHGFPSPVAKESNAFFCPQCFMGFLTEASLEEHVRQTHCDGGSTRFDSPLAGTPKEPIVEVYSCSYCTNSPIFNSILKLNKHIKENHKNIPLALNYINNGKKPNRTLSPSSPMSVEHATIKIGPSGSSSRSASEFICNQCGAKYSNLDLFQTHLKTHLDSVLPKMTCPQCNKEFPNQESLLKHVTIHFMITSTYYICESCDKQFTSVDDLQKHLLDMHTFVFFRCTLCQEVFDSKVSIQLHLAVKHSNEKKVYRCTSCNWDFRHESDLQLHVKHNHLENQGKVHKCIFCGESFGTEVELQCHITTHSKKYNCRFCSKAFHAIVLLEKHLREKHCVFEAKPQNCGANGSTAGGAEGPVTKDDAELQSLLANSHESHNSHDGSEEDVDTSEPMYGCDICGAAYTMDSLLTNHQLRDHNIRPGESAMVKRKAEMIKGNYKCNVCSRTFFSEAGLREHMQTHLGPVKHYMCPICGERFPSLLTLTEHKVTHSKSLDTGSCRICKMPLHSEEDFLEHCQMHPDLRNSLTGFRCVVCMQTVTSTLELKIHGTFHMQKTGTMSAGNPAVGGGGVGGGGRTHHHLQKLYKCASCLKEFRSKQDLVKLDINGLPYGLCASCVSDSSKSSSPAVNGGRQQGVVALGMAQGEGLSPGEGKGRTSGPAPSSKTRCSNCNVKFESEAELQNHILSVHRDAVGESGQLRTPQASPVSRVSPSQGEEKKTYQCIKCQMVFYSEWDIQVHVANHMLATTPQTFKGELFTPNHMTEEGLNHECKLCSQTFDSPAKLQCHLIEHSFEGMGGTFKCPVCFTVFVQASKLQQHIFSSHGQEDKIYDCSQCPQKFFFQTELQNHTMSQHSS, encoded by the exons ATGCGAACATATTCAAGTTCTTGTGCCAGGGGCGCTGGTATCAGTGGCATTTCAG ACGGGGCTGATATTGAGGATGACCCCTCCTGCTCTTGGCCCGCATCTTCGCCTTCCAGCAAAGACCAGACGTCACCGGGCCACGGAGACGGATACGACTTcggagaagaagaaggggggCCGGGGCTGCCGTACCCCTGCCAGTTCTGCGACAAGTCCTTCAGCCGCCTCAGCTTCCTGAAGCACCACGAGCAGAGCCACGGCGACAAGCTGCCCTTCAAGTGCACCTTCTGCAGCCGCCTCTTCAAGCACAAGCGCAGCCGCGACCGCCACGTCAAGCTGCACACGGGCGACAAGAAGTATCACTGCGGCGAGTGCGACGCCTCCTTCTCGCGCAGCGACCACCTCAAGATCCACCTGAAGACCCACACCTCCAacaagccctacaaatgcgccGTGTGCAGGCGCggcttcctctcctccagctccctgcACGGCCACATGCAAGTCCATGAGCGCAACAAAGATGGCGGCCAGGGCCTGTCCAGGATGGAGGAGTGGAAACTGAAAGAGACCCAGAAGTGCGGCCGGTGCGAGGAGGGTTTCGACGTCCCCGAGGAATTGCAGAAACACATCGCCgagtgccacccagagtgctCCCCGCCCCCAGAGAGGGGTGCGCTCCAGTGCATCTACTGCCCCGAGCTCTTCACTGAGGAAGGTCCTCTCCTGAGCCACATCGACCAGGCGCACAACAGGGACAAGAAGGGCCACACGTGCACCATCTGCTCCGAGCACTTCCACGCCGTGGAGGACCTCTACAGCCACATGGATGTCCACCAGCAGCCAGAATCCAGCAACCACAGCAACAGCCCATCCTTGATGACAGTGGGGTACACCTCCGTCTCCAGCACCACCCCAGACTCCAACCTATCTGTCGACAGCTCCAACATGGTGGAGGTGGCGCCGCCCTTACCGAAGACCCGCGGGAGAAAGAGGGCCGCCCAGCACGCAGCTGACATCGCTGGACTATCATCCAAACAGGCTAAAATCACGTACAGCTGCATCTACTGCAACAAGCAAGTGTTTTCCAGCCTTGCTGTGCTACAGATTCACCTCAAGACTATGCACCTGGACAAACCGGAGCAAGCCCATACGTGCCAGTGCTGTTTTGAGGTGCTGCCCTCCCTGTATAACCTGAATGAGCACCTTAAGCAGGTCCACGATGCCCAGGATCACAGCACTCTGTTGAGCAGCCTGTCTGCGGCAGTCCTCCAATGCAACTTCTGCCCCGAGGTGCTTGGGGACCTCAACGCCTTGCAGGAGCACATCCGCTGCTCGCATGGGTTCCCCAGCCCGGTCGCCAAAGAGAGCAACGCCTTCTTCTGCCCCCAGTGCTTCATGGGATTTCTCACCGAGGCCTCCCTGGAAGAGCATGTGCGGCAGACCCACTGTGATGGGGGCAGCACACGTTTCGACTCACCCCTGGCCGGGACCCCGAAAGAGCCCATCGTAGAGGTGTACTCCTGTTCATACTGCACTAACTCGCCCATATTCAATAGCATCCTGAAGCTGAACAAGCATATCAAGGAGAATCACAAGAACATCCCGCTCGCTCTTAACTATATTAACAACGGGAAGAAGCCAAACCGGACCCTCAGTCCATCTTCTCCAATGTCTGTGGAGCACGCCACCATCAAAATTGGACCCAGTGGCTCTTCGTCCCGCTCGGCCAGCGAGTTTATCTGCAATCAGTGTGGCGCCAAGTACTCAAACCTGGACCTGTTTCAGACCCACCTCAAGACTCACCTGGATAGTGTTCTGCCCAAAATGACTTGCCCCCAGTGCAACAAAGAGTTCCCCAATCAGGAATCCCTGCTGAAGCATGTGACCATACACTTCATGATCACCTCAACTTACTACATCTGCGAGAGCTGTGACAAGCAGTTCACCTCAGTGGACGACCTGCAGAAGCACCTCCTGGACATGCACACCTTTGTCTTCTTCCGCTGCACCCTCTGCCAGGAAGTCTTTGACTCCAAGGTCTCCATCCAACTACACTTAGCTGTCAAGCACAGCAATGAGAAGAAGGTCTACCGCTGCACCTCCTGCAACTGGGACTTCCGCCACGAGTCTGACCTGCAGCTGCATGTCAAGCACAACCACCTGGAGAACCAGGGCAAGGTCCACAAGTGCATCTTCTGTGGGGAGTCCTTTGGCACGGAGGTGGAGCTGCAGTGCCACATCACCACCCACAGCAAGAAGTACAACTGCCGCTTCTGCAGCAAGGCCTTCCACGCCATCGTCCTGCTGGAGAAGCACTTGCGCGAGAAGCACTGTGTCTTCGAAGCCAAGCCCCAGAACTGCGGCGCCAACGGGTCCACTGCCGGAGGGGCAGAAGGGCCGGTCACCAAGGACGACGCCGAGCTGCAGAGCCTCCTGGCTAACAGCCACGAGTCGCACAACAGCCACGACGGCAGCGAGGAGGATGTCGACACCTCCGAGCCCATGTACGGGTGCGACATCTGCGGGGCGGCCTACACCATGGACTCCCTGCTGACTAACCATCAGCTGCGCGACCACAACATCAGGCCCGGGGAGAGCGCCATGGTTAAGAGGAAGGCCGAGATGATCAAGGGCAACTACAAGTGCAATGTCTGCTCCCGGACTTTCTTCTCCGAAGCGGGCCTGCGGGAGCACATGCAGACCCACCTGGGCCCCGTCAAGCATTACATGTGCCCCATCTGCGGCGAGCGCTTCCCCTCCCTGCTCACCCTTACTGAACACAAGGTCACCCACAGTAAGAGCCTGGACACGGGAAGCTGCCGCATCTGCAAGATGCCCCTCCACAGCGAGGAGGACTTCCTGGAGCACTGCCAGATGCACCCGGACCTGAGGAACTCCCTGACGGGCTTCCGCTGCGTGGTCTGCATGCAGACGGTGACGTCCACCCTGGAGCTAAAGATCCACGGCACCTTCCACATGCAGAAGACGGGCACCATGTCTGCGGGCAACCCAGCCGTCGGCGGCGGAGgcgtcggcggcggcgggcgcaCCCACCACCACCTGCAGAAGCTGTACAAGTGCGCCTCGTGTCTGAAGGAGTTCCGCTCCAAGCAGGACCTGGTCAAGCTGGACATCAACGGGTTGCCCTACGGGCTGTGTGCCTCGTGCGTCAGCGACAGCAGCAAGAGCTCCAGCCCGGCAGTGAACGGTGGCAGGCAGCAGGGGGTGGTCGCTCTGGGGATggcacagggggaggggctcagcCCCGGTGAGGGGAAGGGCAGGACCTCTGGCCCCGCTCCCTCCTCCAAAACGCGGTGCTCCAACTGCAACGTCAAGTTCGAGTCAGAGGCGGAGCTTCAGAACCACATCCTGTCTGTCCACAGGGATGCAGTTGGGGAGAGTGGGCAGCTTAGGACTCCCCAAGCATCTCCAGTTTCCAGAGTGAGCCCCTCACAGGGAGAAGAG AAGAAGACTTACCAGTGTATTAAGTGTCAGATGGTCTTCTACAGTGAATGGGACATCCAAGTTCATGTGGCAAATCACATGCTCG CAACAACCCCACAGACCTTCAAAGGGGAACTTTTCACACCAAATCACATGACAG